From the Vibrio vulnificus CMCP6 genome, the window CGCCTCAAGGGGAAATTTATGCACAGCAAGTGGTTCTTGCGCTGAATGCTTGGATGGTGGAACAGTTTCCGCAATTTAAGCGCAGCATTGTGGTGGTCTCGTCAGATATGGTGATTACCCAATCGCTTGCACCTGAAGCTTTAGTTGATGCAGGTTGGAAGGCAGGAAGCAGCGTGTTGGACTCACGAATTTTTGTGCATTATTACCGCGATACGGTTGATGGCCGCTTAATGCTCGGAAAAGGGGGTAATCATTTTTCCTATAACAATGCGGTAGAGCCGATGTTCCAGCGCGCTACACGCTACCAAGATTTGCTACGTCGTTCCTTCGACAAGCTCTTTCCAAGCTTAAAAGGCGAAGAATTTGCTTACAGTTGGACAGGTGGTTCGGATCGCTCTGCTACGGGTTTCCCTTTTTTCGACCGCTTAGCAGGGCAAACTAATGTCTTCTACGGTTTTGGCTATTCAGGCAATGGTGTTGCTCAAACGCGAATGGGTGGCAAGATTCTCTCCTCTTTGGTGTTGGGAATAGACAACGAATGGAGCCAGTGCGGCTTGGCGAAAGGTCCGTTAGGGCAATTCCCTCCAGAGCCGTTTCGTTGGTTGGGTGCCATGATGGTGCGCAATGCAGTGAGAAGAAAAGAAGAGGCGGAAGACAACGAACAAACACCTTGGCTCTGGGATAAATGGCTGGCAAAGCTGGCAGGCCCTGCTGGCAAGGCGGACAAGCTTGAATAATATTACTGTCACTAACTGACGATAGGCTGCTCTTTACATTGTAAATTGGAAAACAAACATGCGGTTGTCTTCTTATTGGGGCGCGTGTTTGGTTTCGCTCAAGTGAGAGTACTGAATGCAAAGCCTACCACCACTGAATGCGCTGAAAGCGTTTGAAGCCGCTGCGAGATTGCAGAGTTTTACCAAGGCGGCGGAGGAGTTAAACGTCACCCGTGCTGCCGTGAGTCAGCAAGTGAAAGCACTTGAATCTCAATTAGAGGCGATTTTGTTTGAGCGGCACGGCGCGCAGTTGCTACTCACTGAGGCGGCGAGAGATTATTTGCCTGTGGTTTCCAATCTTTTTCAGCAATTGGCGGTGACCACGGAGCAATTGTTCAATCGTAGGCAAAATGGGCAATTGGTTTTACACGTGGCGCACAGCTTCTGTTTGCAATGGCTGTTACCACGTTTGGGCGATTTTAGACGTCGCTATCCACAATGGCCACTAAAAATTTCCACAACATCAAATACTTTACCTGATAACAGCGCCACGGCAGATGTCGAGATCATCAATGGCTATGGTGACTGGCAATACCATCAAGTGACGAAACTAACAGAGGAAAACTGGATATTGGTCGCGAGCCCCGGCTTTCTGCAACTCAATCCGATAGCCACGTTAGATGATCTCAAAAATGTGCCTCGCTTGGCGACCAGTGGGTATGTGGAAACTTGGCCACGCTGGTTTGACTATCATGAAGTCTCCGTCGCCTGCGGCAAAATGGCCTTAGAGTTTGACCATTCGACACTCTCCATCGAAGCGGCAGTGCATCAACTGGGTGTGCTGTTGGTACGGGATTTATTGGTGGATGACCACTTACGCCAAGGCAGCTTGGTTCAAGTGGGAGAGTGGTCGATGCCCAGTGCTGGCGCACATCATTTGATTGTACGAAACCCAGACAAACCTCAAGTGGATGCATTTGTTCACTGGCTTACAGATTGTTGCAAAAATCGCTGAGAGGCGGCAGACAAATTACGCGTTTGCTCTTTTCGAATCAAAGGCATTCGTTGTTACTATCTCACCGATATTTTTCCGCTGTATGTTGTGCGGAACAAAAGTGGGAGGAGTGAAATGGAAGTACTCAATGGTGGCCGAGAAGGGGTCATTTTGCGACAAGGAAATCATGTAACTCGTCCGGCGAGCGCATCAACCGTGACAGTCCATCAACTGCTGCGGCATTTGCATCAGCATGGGTTTCATGCTTGCCCAGAGCCGTTGGATCTTGAGCAAGATCGTGAAACCGTCAGCTTTGTGCTGGGGGACTGCTATAACTATCCGTTAAGCGGCAAAATCACATCAATCAATGCTCTCAAATCAGCGGCTCGCCTACTGCGAAACCTGCATGACGCATCACAATCTTTTCTCAGTTTACATTCGCATGAGAACCTACACTGGATGCTGCCAGCAAGGCAGCCTGCAGAAGTGATCTGCCATGGTGACTTTATGCCTTACAACGTTGTGCTTGATGAAGAGGTGGTGGTCGGCGTGTTTGATTTTGATACTGCGCACCCAGCGCCAAGAATTTGGGACATTGCCTTTGCGGTTTATGGCTGGGCACCGTTTAAAACGGATGAAACAGATAAGCTTGGCAGTCTAGAAGAGCAAATTAGCCGCGCACGGATATTTTGTGATGCCTATGAATGCAGTCGTTTACAGCGAGAAGAACTGGTCGAAACCATGACGTTAAGGCTGACCGCACTGGTGGATTACATGCGAACCCAAGCCAGTGAAGGGAATGAGCAGTTCGTAGAAAATAT encodes:
- a CDS encoding FAD-dependent oxidoreductase, with protein sequence MRNVNATKQSGSPSNHSHPSFWFKQAIEQEQPPSAKPLQGQLETDVLIVGGGYTGLWTAIMLKEQAPEKRITVIEKGLCGSGASGANGGCMLTWSTKYPTLKRLFGEDHAKWLVEQSEKAVLDIEAFCQQHQIDAQLSSKGVYYTATNSAQKGALQPVVAELERLNINSWRHCEQHELATHSGSPRNVDGHYSAIAATVQPAMLARGLRKVAIEMGVQIYEHTPMTALAYGEPAKVTTPQGEIYAQQVVLALNAWMVEQFPQFKRSIVVVSSDMVITQSLAPEALVDAGWKAGSSVLDSRIFVHYYRDTVDGRLMLGKGGNHFSYNNAVEPMFQRATRYQDLLRRSFDKLFPSLKGEEFAYSWTGGSDRSATGFPFFDRLAGQTNVFYGFGYSGNGVAQTRMGGKILSSLVLGIDNEWSQCGLAKGPLGQFPPEPFRWLGAMMVRNAVRRKEEAEDNEQTPWLWDKWLAKLAGPAGKADKLE
- a CDS encoding LysR substrate-binding domain-containing protein encodes the protein MQSLPPLNALKAFEAAARLQSFTKAAEELNVTRAAVSQQVKALESQLEAILFERHGAQLLLTEAARDYLPVVSNLFQQLAVTTEQLFNRRQNGQLVLHVAHSFCLQWLLPRLGDFRRRYPQWPLKISTTSNTLPDNSATADVEIINGYGDWQYHQVTKLTEENWILVASPGFLQLNPIATLDDLKNVPRLATSGYVETWPRWFDYHEVSVACGKMALEFDHSTLSIEAAVHQLGVLLVRDLLVDDHLRQGSLVQVGEWSMPSAGAHHLIVRNPDKPQVDAFVHWLTDCCKNR
- a CDS encoding phosphotransferase enzyme family protein codes for the protein MEVLNGGREGVILRQGNHVTRPASASTVTVHQLLRHLHQHGFHACPEPLDLEQDRETVSFVLGDCYNYPLSGKITSINALKSAARLLRNLHDASQSFLSLHSHENLHWMLPARQPAEVICHGDFMPYNVVLDEEVVVGVFDFDTAHPAPRIWDIAFAVYGWAPFKTDETDKLGSLEEQISRARIFCDAYECSRLQREELVETMTLRLTALVDYMRTQASEGNEQFVENIAQGHHLAYLNDIDYLNKYRHAITQGVLQGLAR